Within Halobacterium jilantaiense, the genomic segment GGCACGCGCGTCGAACACTGGGCGCTGTCGCCCGCGGAGACGGCGGTGGTCAGGGACGCGCCGTTCCGGGTGAACCGCGGCTTCTACGCCGTCGTCGAGGCGACGGTCGCGGTGTCGCGGCTGAACGTCGACGCCTACGACACCGAGACGCTCCGGGAGCGACTGCGGTACTTCGAGAGCGTCGTCGAGACGGCCGGCGGCCCCCGCGAGCGCACAGCGATGGCGCGCGTCCGCGAACACGCCGACGCCGACTGGTAGCGCCGCACCGCTCACGACTGTGTACGAGACACGGCGCTAGACTGCGCGCCGACACGGTATCGGCCGCTGTGACCGTCGAGCCCGCGGACTGGACACCACTGCTGGCGTTCGACCGTGGCGCTGTCGGGCACACGTTTCGAAATTCCGAACCGAAGTAGCGTCAAATGTAAGATGTGGGCACGGAATTGATGTACTCGTACTGATGGCCGGTATGTTCGATTTCGTGCGCGGGCTGTTCTCGTCGTCTGCTGGACGCGCCGAGTCCGACGAACCGCCGAGCGAGCGCCCCGAACCCGACCCGCCACGCGACCTCCCCGACACAGACGTGGTAATCAAGGGCGGGGACGGCGACGAGGGAGTCGCGGCGACCCGCGACGAACTGCGCGAGTGGCAGTCGGGGTACGCCGACGACTACCGGGACTACCTGACAGTCGAAGACGCTCTCGAAGCGTACCAGCGCGCCGAGACCGCGCTCGACCGACTCGCGCCGATTCGCGAGAACCCCGGCCAGTTCAGTTCGAACGCGGTCGAGGCGGCGGAGACGCTCCACGAGGACATCCAGCGGGTGCGGGAGTTCGTCGAACACCGAGACAGCTACAACGAGGCGTGGCTCGACGCGATGAAAGCGAAACACGGCGACGAACTGAACAGCTATTTCGGGGACGGCCTCACGCACACCGACCAGCAGTTCCGGGCGATTTTCTCGAACGACAACTTCAATCGGGTGAACGCAGCCGCCGGCACCGGGAAGACGACAACGTTCGGTCGGCGCGTGAACTTCGTCCTCTCGGAGTACGACGACGTGTCGGCCAGCGACCTGCTCGCGATTACGTTCACGCGCAACGGCGTCTCGGAGATGGAGTCGGAGCTGGCGGAGACGTTCGACATCACCGGCGTCGAGGTGTCGACTATCAACGCCTACTGCAAGTCCGTCGCCGAAGCCCAGTATCCGGACATCGAACTCGTCGTCGGGGAGGCGAAGACGACCGAAATCGCCGCCATCTGGCGGGCAATCTGTACCTCCGAGCAGTACTCGGACGCGCACGACGCGTTTCTCTCGGCCTGGAAGGACGCCCAGTACGACCCGAACGACTACGACGTGGTCCGGGGCGTCTACGAGGAGCTCACCGAGAAGTCGGGCGTGACCGTCGGCGACGAGTCCGTTCCCATGGACTCGATTCCCGAGGAAGGGCTGGCTCACGAGGCGATTGCGCGGTTCCTCGTGGAGCACGACCTCGACTACGACTACCAGGTCCACTTGGACTGGGCGCACTCCGCGTCCGGCGGCTTCGTGATGGACTTCCGACTGGTCGACGCCGGGACCGACGAGACGGTCTACATCGAGTACTGTGCGTCCGAAGCCACGCGAGCAGACCGTCCTGCCTACCGGAACAGTAACAGCGAGCGCCCCGAGACCGTCGAGCGGCTCTTCGAGCCGAACGAACACCTCGACACCGATACCAGCGACAGGACGGGAATCGTCCTCGACGGCGACGCAATCCTCGGGACGCCCAGCGACGAGCTCGACTGGGACGACCAGCGGACCCGCGAGCGGTTCAGGGGGGCCGTCAGGGAGCGGCTCGCGGCCGCCATCGAGGGAACGACGGTCACACCGGGAACGCGACTCCGGGGCGACGACCTCGCGGACCGCGTGTACGACCACAAGGTGCTGTTCCGCGATGTCGTCGAGACAGTCGAGACGTTCATCACGCAGGCACGGGTCCGGGAGTGGGACCCCGAGCGTGCCGCCAGCGAAGTCCGCGAATACCTCGACCAGGCCGAGGACGTCGACGACGGCGTGCCGGCGTTCTGTCGCCTCGCTCTGGCGGCCTACAAGCGGTTCGACGCCGTCTTCGACAACCGGACGAAGACCGACTTCCACGGGTCCGTCGTGCTGACACGGGACCTCCTGGACGCCGGCGAGGTCGACGACGAGTTCCTGTACCCGTACGTCTTCGTGGACGAGATGCAGGACCTGAACCAGGTCCAGTTCGGCGTGGTTCGCGCGCTCGCGGACCAAATCGACGACGTGCGGGTGTTCGGCGTCGGCGACGACTGGCAGTCCATCTTCGGGTTTCAGGGTGCGCGACCCGACCTGTTCATCGACTACGGGGACGTACTCGGCGCTGGCGACTACGAGGGGCTCCCCGACCCGGTGTCCGTGTTCACCGACGACAACCCGATGCTGTCGTCCTACGACGCGTTCGCCGACACGCGCCTGGAGGACAACTTCCGGTGTCCGAACACGGTCGTCGACGCGAGCAACTGCGTCATCCGAAACAACGAGATTCGGACCGAGAAAGACCCGGACGGGAGTCCCGAGGGCACACCCATCGACGTCCATCACCTCGGCTGTGACACGTACGAGTACAAGCGGAACGTCTCGATGCGGCGGAAGATCGAATCCCTCGTCAGCGAGTCGCCACACCCGCCGCGGGACGTGCAGGTGTTGTTGCGCCAGCAGGACGGCGACCCGGAGTTCTACTACAGTCTCGTCGACGCGCTCCCGGACGCGGTCGACATCCGGACGGCACACGACGCGAAGGGGTCCGAGGCGAAACACGTCATCGTCCCGAAGGTGTCGGAGGTCGGCGGGTATCCGAGCACGAAAGCCGACCGGTGGGTGGAGCCGGTGAAACAGCCGCCGGACGTGTACGAGGCGGAAGCGGCGTCCTACAAGCTCGAAGAGGAACGCCGCCTCTTCTACGTCGCCGTGACGCGGGCGGTCGACCGGCTCGACGTGTTGACCGTGCAGGGTGCGGAGTCGGTGTTCGTCGAGGAGCTCCCGGACCACCGCTGCGAACACCATCGCCCGCTTTCCGACGCCGAACTCGACGAGATCGAGACCGACTACGAGTGTCGCAGGCCGGTCAGTGGGTCCGTGGACGCGAAGTTCAACGACAACTTCGCGACGCTCGACTGGGACGGCCGTGGCCTGATCGACCTGAACCTCTACGACGCGACGGCCGAGCAGACGCGGCGTCTCGACGAGCTAGCGGCCTCCGGCGGCCGCGTGACGCTCGCGAACTGCGGTATCCAGTACCGGGACCCGCAGGACGACGACGCCGACTACCAGCGGCTGCAACTCCAGGTCGACGAAGACGTGACAATCGAGTCCTGACCGCTGCCGCTGTGGGTCAACGCCGAGACAAGGCATATACGCCGACCGCGGGTACTCCGGGTATGCGACGACGCGCCCTCCTCTCCACCGGTGCTGCCGCCGTGGGTGCCGCACTCGCGGGCTGCCTCGACTCCGGCCCGGCGACCTCGAACGACAGCGCGACGACCACGCATGCCAGGACGGACGACGACATCGTCCGGACAACCGACGCCTCCGGGAATGTGTCGCTGTCCGTCGAGTACGAGCGCGTCCAGCCCGGCGTCCTCGTGACGGGCGTCGACTCGGTGGGCGTGCGGTCGGACAGCGCCCAGTACCTGTTCTGCCGCGTCGACGTGACCGGCGGCGAGCCCCCGGCCCGCAGCGAGTTCGGGCTCCGGTACGGCGGCGACGTGTTCGCGCCGGTGCTGGACGTCGGGTCGGGCGCGTCGCTGTACCGCGAAACGGAGACCGACGACCCGCAGTACAGCAGCGCCCGCGGGTCGGGGTGGCTGCTGTTCGAACTCCCCGTGGCGCGGTCGGCTGCTCACGCCGCGTTCGTCTACGGGGGCCGCGAGTGGCCGGCCAGCGAGGCGATTCGTCAGCGGCTGTCGCAGCCGGAACCGGAACTGACAGTCGACTGGGGGTTGACGGATACACAGCCCGAGAACGCCGCCCGGCTGACGTTCACCGTGACGAACGAGGGCGACGACGACACTCGGTTCGTCGCTGCCCTGAACGGCGTCCTCGTCGTCGGCGCGCACAGCCCCGTCACCGCCTTCGACCGCGAAATTCCCGCCGGCGAGACGGTGTCGTGGACGTACACCCACGACGGCGGCGACCCGTACATCGCCACCACCGAGGAGGAGTCGGACAGCTACTACCGCCTGACGTGGCCGGGCGGCGAGGAGGAGGTGTACGTGGCGCACGCGAGCGGCGAGTAGGCCGCGGCCCGATGTCGGGACGTTCAAATCGCCGCGGCCAGTATCCGTGGCCATGACCGACGAGGACACGCGCGAGAACGTCCTGCCGGGGTCCGACGAGGAGCTGGACACCGAGGACGTGCGCGGCTACGACTTCCGCGGGGAGTTCGATTTCTTCGAGATGCTGGACTCGTATGCGACCACTGGCTTCCAGGCGACCCACCTCGCCGAGGCCGTCGACATCACGAAAGAGATGCGCGACGAGGACGCCACCGTCTACCTGACGCTCACCTCGAACATCGTCTCCTCCGGGCTGCGCGAGGTCGTCGCGCACATGGTCCGGGAGGGGTACGTCGACGTCATCATCACCACGTCGGGGTCGCTCACCGAGGACGTCATCAAGACCGCGAAGCCGTTCAAGATGGGCGAGTGGGACGTCGACGAGGCCGCGCTCCGCGAGGAGGGCATCAACCGCCTCGGCAACATCTTCGTGCCGTCGGACCGCTACGTCTGGCTGGAGGAGTACCTCTACGACTTCTTCGACGACTTCTTCGACGACGAACTGGTCCGCACGCCGACCGAGTTCGCGAAGGAGCTCGGCGAGACCCTCGACGACGAGGACTCCATCCTGAAGAACGCCGCCGACAACGACGTGCCGGTCTACTGTCCCGCGCTGACCGACGCCGAAATCGGGAACTTCCTCTACTACTACCGGCAGGGCAGCGGGCCCGACGTCGGCATCGAGATTCTCGACGACTACGACTCCCTCATCGAGGACGGGCTGCTGTCGGACACCACGGGCCTCATCTGCGTCGGCGCGGGCGTCCCGAAACACCACGCCATCATGACGAACCTCTTCCGGGGCGGTGCCGACTACGCCGTCTACATCTCCACGGGCATGGAGGGCGACGGCTCGCTCTCGGGCGCGCCGCCCGAGGAAGCGGTCTCCTGGGGGAAAATCAAGGACGAGGACGCCGAACCGAACTACACCCAGATAGAGGCCGAGGCCACCCTCGTCCTCCCGCTGCTCGTCGCCGGCGCGTTCGAGGACCCGCGAACAGAGTAACCGAGCGACTCCCACACTGGTTTCGACGGCTCGAACGCGGCTATCGTCTGCTCGGTTCACGCTACGCCATCGAGAACGGGGGGCTGCTCGGGAAACGAATGCTTTTAACGCGCGGCGAGTGAAACGTCGTGCATGGCCATCAAGCCCGACTACGTCAAGAAGACGGGGAACATCCTCATGGAGCGATACGAGGACGCGTTCTCCCGGGAGGACTTCGAGCACAACAAGGAAGCCGTCACGGAGCTGACGAACATCGAGTCGAAGAACGTCCGTAACCGCATCGCGGGCTACATCACGCACAAGCGCAACTAATTCTGCGACCCGAAGTCGTATCACCGCCCGCCGCCGAGGGACGGGTATGACCACGGTTGGCGTACTCGGTGCGACCGGCGCAGTCGGCCAGCGATTCGTACAGCTCCTCGACGACCACGGCGAGTTCGACCTCTCCGTCGTGACGGCGAGCCCGTCGAGCGCGGGCGACTCGTACCGGGAGGCGGCGAACTGGGGGCTCGACACCCCGATTCCGGAGGAGACGGCCGACCTGACTGTGCGGGCGACCGACCCCGGAGCGATTCCCGACGACACCGACCTGCTGTTCTCGGCGCTGCCCTCGGACGTGGGCGCTGCGGTCGAACCCGAACTCTG encodes:
- a CDS encoding UvrD-helicase domain-containing protein — protein: MFDFVRGLFSSSAGRAESDEPPSERPEPDPPRDLPDTDVVIKGGDGDEGVAATRDELREWQSGYADDYRDYLTVEDALEAYQRAETALDRLAPIRENPGQFSSNAVEAAETLHEDIQRVREFVEHRDSYNEAWLDAMKAKHGDELNSYFGDGLTHTDQQFRAIFSNDNFNRVNAAAGTGKTTTFGRRVNFVLSEYDDVSASDLLAITFTRNGVSEMESELAETFDITGVEVSTINAYCKSVAEAQYPDIELVVGEAKTTEIAAIWRAICTSEQYSDAHDAFLSAWKDAQYDPNDYDVVRGVYEELTEKSGVTVGDESVPMDSIPEEGLAHEAIARFLVEHDLDYDYQVHLDWAHSASGGFVMDFRLVDAGTDETVYIEYCASEATRADRPAYRNSNSERPETVERLFEPNEHLDTDTSDRTGIVLDGDAILGTPSDELDWDDQRTRERFRGAVRERLAAAIEGTTVTPGTRLRGDDLADRVYDHKVLFRDVVETVETFITQARVREWDPERAASEVREYLDQAEDVDDGVPAFCRLALAAYKRFDAVFDNRTKTDFHGSVVLTRDLLDAGEVDDEFLYPYVFVDEMQDLNQVQFGVVRALADQIDDVRVFGVGDDWQSIFGFQGARPDLFIDYGDVLGAGDYEGLPDPVSVFTDDNPMLSSYDAFADTRLEDNFRCPNTVVDASNCVIRNNEIRTEKDPDGSPEGTPIDVHHLGCDTYEYKRNVSMRRKIESLVSESPHPPRDVQVLLRQQDGDPEFYYSLVDALPDAVDIRTAHDAKGSEAKHVIVPKVSEVGGYPSTKADRWVEPVKQPPDVYEAEAASYKLEEERRLFYVAVTRAVDRLDVLTVQGAESVFVEELPDHRCEHHRPLSDAELDEIETDYECRRPVSGSVDAKFNDNFATLDWDGRGLIDLNLYDATAEQTRRLDELAASGGRVTLANCGIQYRDPQDDDADYQRLQLQVDEDVTIES
- a CDS encoding deoxyhypusine synthase, yielding MTDEDTRENVLPGSDEELDTEDVRGYDFRGEFDFFEMLDSYATTGFQATHLAEAVDITKEMRDEDATVYLTLTSNIVSSGLREVVAHMVREGYVDVIITTSGSLTEDVIKTAKPFKMGEWDVDEAALREEGINRLGNIFVPSDRYVWLEEYLYDFFDDFFDDELVRTPTEFAKELGETLDDEDSILKNAADNDVPVYCPALTDAEIGNFLYYYRQGSGPDVGIEILDDYDSLIEDGLLSDTTGLICVGAGVPKHHAIMTNLFRGGADYAVYISTGMEGDGSLSGAPPEEAVSWGKIKDEDAEPNYTQIEAEATLVLPLLVAGAFEDPRTE
- a CDS encoding 30S ribosomal protein S17e, which codes for MAIKPDYVKKTGNILMERYEDAFSREDFEHNKEAVTELTNIESKNVRNRIAGYITHKRN